In Candidatus Rokuibacteriota bacterium, a genomic segment contains:
- a CDS encoding DUF512 domain-containing protein, protein MTSCAEPGQGGVVVAAVRQRTPAARAGLRSGDRIVAINGERLRDVIDFHFHAGLAELRLSVEREGRTRSAVLRRTGPDLGLELEAPRPGEIDTCSNKCVFCFIHQLPRGMRKSLYVKDDDFRLSFLHGNYITLTDLDEDELRRIEEQRLSPLYVSVHATDPDLRHRLLGQPRVRREILPVMERLAKAGIVMHAQIVLVPDWNDGAQLERSVRELARLHPHVATTAVVPVGLTRHRERLPELRTLTGAEAGELAQTIEGWQREFREALGTRFVWASDEVYLEAGRPLPVAAAYEGFPVIEDGIGLVRRFSDGFASAARRLPARVGRERSVTVVTGSMFAPRMRRLLDRISVRGLRVELAAVVNDWFGHGIGVAGLLTGQDIAAQLAGLPLGDEVLVPAVAIRDGAGVFLDDLSPADLSASLGVPVRPVETTPSALAAALLGR, encoded by the coding sequence ATGACCAGCTGCGCTGAGCCAGGCCAGGGCGGCGTGGTCGTGGCGGCCGTGCGGCAGCGGACGCCTGCCGCGCGGGCGGGGCTCCGCTCGGGCGACCGCATCGTGGCCATCAACGGCGAGCGGCTCAGGGACGTCATCGACTTCCACTTTCATGCCGGCCTGGCCGAGCTGCGCCTGTCGGTCGAGCGGGAGGGGCGAACGCGAAGCGCCGTCCTGCGCCGGACGGGGCCCGACCTCGGCCTCGAGCTCGAGGCGCCCCGCCCGGGCGAGATCGATACGTGCAGCAACAAGTGTGTGTTCTGCTTCATCCACCAGCTGCCGCGGGGCATGCGGAAGAGCCTCTACGTCAAGGATGACGACTTCAGGCTCTCGTTCCTCCACGGCAACTACATCACCCTGACCGATCTGGACGAGGACGAGCTTCGGCGCATCGAGGAGCAGCGCCTCTCGCCGCTCTACGTCTCCGTCCACGCGACCGATCCGGACCTTCGCCACCGCCTCCTGGGCCAGCCGCGCGTTCGCCGCGAGATCTTGCCCGTCATGGAGCGCCTGGCCAAGGCGGGCATCGTGATGCACGCGCAGATCGTCCTCGTGCCCGACTGGAACGACGGCGCCCAGCTCGAGCGCTCGGTGCGCGAGCTGGCCCGCCTCCACCCACACGTCGCCACCACCGCCGTCGTCCCCGTAGGGTTGACCCGGCACCGCGAGAGACTGCCGGAGCTCCGCACCCTGACGGGCGCCGAGGCGGGCGAGCTGGCGCAGACGATCGAAGGTTGGCAGCGCGAGTTCCGGGAGGCCCTAGGCACGCGCTTCGTCTGGGCGTCGGACGAGGTGTACCTCGAGGCCGGGCGGCCGCTGCCTGTGGCCGCCGCATACGAAGGCTTCCCGGTGATCGAGGACGGAATCGGCCTCGTTCGGCGCTTCAGCGATGGCTTCGCGAGCGCGGCGCGCCGGCTGCCCGCGCGCGTGGGTCGAGAGCGCTCAGTGACAGTGGTCACCGGCTCGATGTTCGCCCCGCGCATGCGGCGTCTCCTGGATCGCATCAGCGTTCGGGGCCTGCGCGTCGAGCTGGCGGCGGTGGTCAACGACTGGTTCGGTCACGGCATCGGCGTCGCCGGGCTCCTGACCGGACAGGACATCGCGGCGCAGCTCGCCGGGCTGCCGCTCGGAGACGAGGTCCTCGTCCCCGCGGTGGCCATTCGCGACGGGGCAGGGGTCTTCCTCGACGACCTCTCGCCCGCCGATCTCAGCGCGTCGCTTGGCGTGCCCGTCCGGCCCGTCGAAACCACACCAAGCGCGCTCGCCGCCGCCCTCCTCGGCCGCTGA
- the pgsA gene encoding CDP-diacylglycerol--glycerol-3-phosphate 3-phosphatidyltransferase, with translation MGLANWLTTLRILLIPVFVTLLVYRQAGWAVLVFCAASLTDLLDGYIARTRGRQTRLGAFLDPVADKLLLTSAFITLTYLKVIPFWIAAVVVSRDLMLSVGVLVIHVAGGTVHPTPSWLGKASTLFQMATVLSAMLAFYFKMLLSLPKGAAWVAAFFTVASGLQYLVQGLKQLNPPADDPLVASPPRIRHDQLR, from the coding sequence ATGGGACTCGCAAACTGGCTGACGACGCTCCGCATCCTGCTCATCCCGGTCTTCGTGACGCTGCTGGTCTACCGGCAGGCGGGTTGGGCTGTCCTCGTCTTCTGCGCGGCGAGCCTGACTGACCTGCTCGACGGCTACATCGCGCGGACGCGGGGACGGCAGACGCGGCTGGGCGCCTTCCTCGATCCGGTCGCCGACAAGCTCCTCCTCACGTCCGCCTTCATCACCCTGACCTACCTCAAGGTCATCCCATTCTGGATCGCAGCCGTGGTGGTCAGCCGTGACCTCATGCTGAGCGTCGGCGTCCTCGTCATCCACGTCGCCGGGGGCACCGTGCATCCGACGCCCAGCTGGCTCGGGAAGGCCTCGACGCTCTTCCAGATGGCGACGGTCCTCTCCGCCATGCTCGCGTTCTATTTCAAGATGCTGCTGTCGCTGCCGAAGGGCGCGGCCTGGGTGGCTGCGTTCTTCACTGTCGCCTCAGGGCTCCAGTACCTCGTGCAGGGGCTCAAACAGCTGAACCCGCCGGCGGACGATCCCCTGGTGGCTTCGCCGCCGCGCATCCGGCATGACCAGCTGCGCTGA
- the hflX gene encoding GTPase HflX: protein MRKRERALLAALRLPKQRRYEVEESLDELGRLAESAGALVVGRVTQERLAPTPTLYFGKGKVDELRASSEREGANLMISDDALSPVQERNLVGSLGLKVIDRTALILDIFAQRARTMEGKLQVELAQLSYLLPRLVGQWKHLERLGGGIGTRGPGETQLESDRRMIRHRIEKIRRELGRVRVHRKLLRHRRKAAGVPVVALVGYTNAGKTTLLNRLTGAEHAAADQLFVTLDPAARLCSRNAHAPFILTDTVGFIRKLPHQLVAAFKATLEELEEADVLVHVVDASHPGLDEQMLAVDSLLSELELGPRPTIVALNKVDRLDGDAALSALVDRFEGVALSARTGEGVEALLNRIELALRPGVERVTLIIPYRDGTALARCYERGRVLARSDDADGIHLDVELPPRLLAFVEPYRQTS from the coding sequence GTGAGGAAGAGGGAACGGGCGCTCCTGGCGGCCTTGCGGCTGCCGAAACAGCGCCGGTACGAAGTCGAAGAGTCCCTGGACGAGCTGGGCCGCCTCGCCGAGTCGGCCGGCGCCCTAGTCGTCGGCCGCGTCACCCAGGAGCGGCTCGCGCCCACGCCCACGCTCTATTTCGGCAAGGGCAAGGTGGACGAGCTCAGGGCCTCTTCGGAGCGGGAGGGCGCCAACCTCATGATCTCCGACGACGCACTGTCTCCCGTGCAGGAGCGCAACCTCGTCGGCTCGCTCGGGCTCAAGGTCATCGATCGCACCGCGCTCATCCTCGATATCTTCGCCCAGCGGGCGCGGACCATGGAGGGCAAGCTCCAGGTCGAGCTCGCCCAGCTGTCCTATCTCCTGCCTCGCCTCGTGGGGCAGTGGAAGCACCTGGAGAGGCTCGGGGGCGGCATCGGCACCCGGGGCCCCGGCGAGACCCAGCTCGAGTCCGACCGCCGCATGATCCGCCACCGGATCGAGAAGATCCGCAGGGAGCTGGGGCGCGTGCGCGTGCACCGCAAGCTGCTGCGCCACCGGCGGAAGGCCGCCGGCGTGCCCGTGGTGGCCCTCGTCGGTTACACCAACGCGGGCAAGACCACGCTCCTCAACCGCCTCACGGGCGCGGAGCACGCGGCGGCGGACCAGCTCTTCGTGACCCTCGACCCGGCGGCGCGGCTCTGCTCCCGGAACGCTCACGCTCCGTTCATTTTGACAGACACGGTCGGCTTCATTCGCAAGCTTCCCCACCAGCTCGTGGCGGCATTCAAGGCGACCCTCGAGGAGCTGGAGGAGGCGGACGTCCTCGTCCACGTGGTGGACGCCAGCCACCCAGGCCTCGACGAGCAGATGCTGGCGGTGGACTCGCTCCTGTCCGAGCTCGAGCTCGGCCCCCGCCCGACCATCGTGGCGCTCAACAAGGTCGATCGTCTGGATGGGGACGCGGCGCTCAGCGCGCTCGTGGACCGGTTCGAGGGCGTCGCGCTCTCGGCCCGCACGGGCGAGGGAGTGGAGGCGCTCCTCAACCGCATCGAGCTCGCGCTGCGCCCGGGGGTGGAGCGCGTCACCCTGATCATTCCGTACCGGGACGGCACGGCGCTTGCCCGCTGCTACGAGCGCGGCCGCGTCCTGGCGCGCTCGGACGACGCAGACGGGATCCACCTCGACGTCGAGCTGCCGCCCCGCCTCCTGGCCTTCGTCGAGCCCTACCGCCAGACGAGCTAG
- the miaA gene encoding tRNA (adenosine(37)-N6)-dimethylallyltransferase MiaA encodes MVIPPPLLLIVGPTGVGKTAVAARLAASVPMEVVSADSRQVYRGMDAATGKPTSDERKAATHHLLDLIEPGERYHAARFRLDAAQAIETIRAAGRLPVVVGGTGLYVRALLRGLDAAPPADAALRAQLEEAARTNGPAALHERLRALDPERAARLHPNDRVRLIRAIEKHGRGAATSGGWARAVPPWRVVMFGLRRERVALNRALEERARSMLAGGMMEEVRRLLAAGHDETAPGMAGIGYRQWAKVARGRLSPAEAQRLMVRDTQRYAKRQMTWFAREPEIQWLDVDEVGGVEGAAECIHKHILREGWIA; translated from the coding sequence ATGGTGATCCCGCCTCCGCTTCTTCTAATAGTCGGCCCCACCGGGGTGGGGAAGACCGCCGTCGCCGCGCGCCTCGCCGCCAGCGTACCGATGGAGGTCGTAAGCGCTGACTCGCGCCAGGTCTACCGGGGCATGGACGCCGCGACCGGCAAGCCGACCTCCGATGAGCGCAAGGCCGCGACGCATCATCTCCTCGATCTGATCGAGCCCGGCGAGCGCTACCACGCGGCGCGCTTCCGGCTGGATGCGGCGCAGGCGATCGAGACGATTCGCGCGGCCGGGCGCCTTCCAGTCGTCGTGGGAGGCACGGGCCTCTACGTGCGGGCGCTCCTGCGGGGGCTCGATGCAGCGCCGCCTGCCGACGCGGCGCTGCGGGCTCAGCTGGAGGAGGCCGCAAGGACGAACGGGCCGGCGGCCCTCCACGAGCGCCTCAGAGCGCTCGATCCCGAGCGCGCGGCCCGGCTCCACCCCAACGACCGGGTGCGGCTCATCCGGGCGATCGAGAAGCACGGTCGCGGGGCCGCGACGTCTGGAGGCTGGGCGCGGGCGGTCCCGCCCTGGCGCGTCGTGATGTTCGGGCTCCGCCGGGAGCGCGTCGCCCTCAACCGGGCACTCGAGGAACGCGCGCGAAGCATGCTGGCGGGTGGGATGATGGAAGAGGTGCGGCGCCTCTTGGCTGCCGGCCATGACGAAACCGCACCCGGCATGGCGGGCATAGGCTACCGCCAGTGGGCCAAGGTCGCGAGGGGCCGCTTGTCTCCGGCCGAGGCGCAGAGGCTCATGGTCCGCGACACCCAGCGCTACGCGAAGCGCCAGATGACATGGTTCGCGCGGGAGCCGGAGATTCAGTGGCTGGACGTGGACGAGGTGGGCGGCGTCGAGGGCGCCGCCGAGTGCATCCACAAGCACATCTTGCGGGAGGGATGGATCGCGTGA
- the mutL gene encoding DNA mismatch repair endonuclease MutL yields the protein MNPIRLLPDHLINKIAAGEVVERPASVVKELVENAIDAGGRVITVELKDAGRQLIRVTDDGAGMTGADVDMALRRHATSKISDEGDLAAIATLGFRGEALPAICAVSRFEILSCPRGGAVGTLVRGAGGTVVDRLEVEAAPGTSVETQDLFFNTPARLKFLRSAPAELAFILRLLQGIALSRPDLQLRALHHGKAVLTAPAAATLRDRVGAVLGFETAEAMLEVDHTQGNVRVTGLAAPPQRARGNRDEITLIVNGRPVKDTALAQGLIEAYRPMLPRHQFPVAALLIDLPLPEVDVNVHPSKAWVRFRSPRLVQEAVFRAVQDALRSQRVVQPQQGLGRSATGAQKWPPYSPSPQSPLPLSGPPFPNNQGALFQETAASFGTGRFGAVVGQLQETFVVAASDEEVFFIDQHVAHERVLFEELRRNLASGPLASQVLLFPQTLELGPGKAGLLEEWSGDLEVLGFDLEGFGGQSALLRAVPALLKAEEPRRLIEGLLDEVGSPAGAQQAPLVERALAFVACRAAIKAHAPLQREEMVRLLADLSATETPYFCPHGRPIVSRLSLKEIKRELRRTW from the coding sequence GTGAACCCCATCCGCCTGCTGCCCGATCACCTCATCAACAAGATCGCCGCGGGTGAGGTCGTGGAGCGGCCGGCGTCGGTGGTCAAGGAGCTCGTTGAGAACGCGATCGACGCCGGTGGGCGTGTCATCACGGTGGAGCTGAAAGACGCAGGAAGGCAGCTCATCCGCGTCACGGACGACGGCGCCGGCATGACGGGAGCCGATGTGGACATGGCGCTCCGGCGCCACGCGACGTCGAAGATCTCCGACGAGGGTGACCTGGCCGCCATCGCGACCCTGGGCTTTCGCGGCGAGGCCCTGCCGGCCATCTGCGCCGTCAGCCGTTTCGAGATCCTCTCATGCCCCCGCGGCGGCGCCGTGGGCACTCTCGTGCGCGGGGCGGGAGGCACGGTCGTCGATCGTCTCGAGGTCGAGGCCGCGCCCGGCACGTCCGTCGAGACCCAGGATCTCTTCTTCAACACGCCGGCGCGGCTCAAGTTTCTCCGGAGCGCGCCGGCCGAGCTGGCCTTCATCCTCCGGCTCCTCCAGGGCATCGCACTCTCGCGGCCTGACCTTCAGCTCCGCGCCCTCCACCACGGCAAGGCTGTGTTGACGGCGCCGGCGGCGGCAACCCTGCGGGACCGCGTCGGCGCCGTCTTGGGTTTCGAGACGGCGGAGGCGATGCTGGAAGTGGATCACACGCAGGGGAATGTGCGCGTCACCGGGCTCGCGGCGCCGCCACAGCGGGCGCGCGGCAACCGCGACGAGATCACCCTGATCGTCAACGGCCGTCCGGTCAAGGATACGGCGCTGGCCCAGGGCCTGATCGAAGCCTACCGGCCCATGCTCCCTCGCCACCAATTCCCGGTGGCGGCGCTCCTGATCGACCTGCCCCTGCCCGAAGTCGACGTCAACGTCCACCCGAGCAAGGCCTGGGTCCGCTTCCGCTCGCCGCGGCTGGTGCAGGAGGCGGTGTTCCGCGCCGTCCAGGACGCCCTCCGCTCGCAGCGCGTCGTCCAGCCCCAGCAAGGCCTTGGTCGTTCAGCAACGGGGGCCCAGAAATGGCCCCCGTACTCCCCCAGTCCGCAGTCGCCCCTCCCGCTGTCTGGGCCGCCGTTCCCAAACAATCAAGGCGCCCTGTTCCAGGAAACAGCGGCTTCTTTCGGGACAGGGCGGTTCGGCGCGGTCGTCGGCCAGCTGCAGGAGACCTTCGTCGTCGCGGCCAGCGACGAGGAAGTCTTCTTCATCGACCAGCACGTCGCCCACGAGCGCGTGCTCTTCGAAGAGCTGCGGCGGAACCTCGCCTCGGGCCCCTTGGCCTCGCAGGTCCTGCTCTTCCCTCAGACCCTCGAGCTCGGACCCGGCAAGGCCGGGCTCCTCGAGGAGTGGTCGGGTGACCTCGAGGTCCTGGGATTCGACCTCGAAGGCTTCGGCGGCCAGAGCGCGCTCCTGCGCGCCGTGCCCGCGCTCCTCAAGGCCGAGGAGCCCCGGCGGCTCATCGAAGGGCTGCTCGACGAAGTGGGCTCGCCGGCCGGGGCGCAGCAGGCACCCCTCGTGGAACGGGCGCTGGCCTTCGTCGCCTGCCGCGCCGCGATCAAGGCGCACGCCCCCTTGCAGCGCGAAGAAATGGTGCGCCTGCTCGCGGACCTCTCGGCCACCGAGACCCCGTACTTCTGTCCGCACGGGCGGCCCATCGTCTCGCGGCTGTCGCTCAAGGAGATCAAGCGGGAGCTCAGGCGGACATGGTGA